One segment of Leguminivora glycinivorella isolate SPB_JAAS2020 chromosome 12, LegGlyc_1.1, whole genome shotgun sequence DNA contains the following:
- the LOC125231798 gene encoding LOW QUALITY PROTEIN: zinc finger homeobox protein 4 (The sequence of the model RefSeq protein was modified relative to this genomic sequence to represent the inferred CDS: inserted 1 base in 1 codon) — protein sequence MPTPLQPGGPASGPPPERKRRRKRDDPQSSAALEPDDDDGDMSPEEEPRNAPAAPAAPAPAPSSAPAPTSPPAAPDAVDLTSRRDSPPLSSDVERFDGKIVYNPDGSAYIIEDPELSEGETSLSDLPKIEPGCIVDSRDSNVVERQLDFPQIASAFYVSRNPSLYGALYGRLAAERARARPDAPVMHSYRVFSFRGGKDAPRPQSPSVECPVSVPVKPILMCFICKLSFGYAKSFVAHAQSDHSLSLLDSERDALSRENASAIIQCVGKDKEALVSFLEPVGAPAPPRASASGSPANVSELSSPSMDKRLDMVTPIDRDSDSMLPNGTCDERRPSPPAWRPPRSIAEAMIPQHSLISVAHPHTINASVQPRASPNSSPPFQATPPAFLSGTTIGVCPDHLGGRPSGADCPKCELILNSGRLGGPLAGMHSRNSCKTLKCPKCNWHYKYQETLEIHMKEKHPEAETSCIYCIAGQPHPRLARGETYTCGYKPYRCEVCNYSTTTKGNLSIHMQSDKHLNNMQELQNGGNPGEGTLPPAPQHTPPGPHKPPLPHHSPLGQKPKPTFRCDVCNYETNVARNLRIHMTSEKHTHNMLVLQQNVKHMQTLSALHHRQQSQQQLESLLHFHGAGDAPPPNPEAALADMAYNQALMIQLMTGGPGPSPPELGAHLDVGLNPDAMEPPPEPADPEPERTFHCCICNCFSTDSLEALGHHLAQDRTKIREQEILALVAGHYVCKLCTYKTNLKANFXLHCKTDKHLQRLQHVNHVKEGGPRNEWKLKFCGGVGTGSAGVGGVQIRCCACDYYTNSAHKLQLHAAGARHEAAALLLRHLRECVSRIPRDRPRVYRCALCGFGAPHRLPLLQHVRSVKHLQMEQIHQLQRRSEGKDPTPDVAELFQVIPQPAELSSPYDQQDNDNKEPVDQKPELTQEQKMMRFLEQHQQQAQQQLQQQQQMQQQQQQPSQPGTGERDEERETPGPHACPYCNFSCGSESRLHAHVTASHGDNVRHFICPLCQDAFKERPALERHVMQIHSVNSEGLQRLLLLVDQSHWLNGGAQAQADGRQGDEEREISSPRSEGSADGETERCSTCNRTFRNVDELCQHQNESGHFELKQTPQGPGYVCWKKGCNRYFDTAHALQNHFREAHARNSIANMSVSEKHVYKYRCNQCSLAFKTVEKLQLHSQYHVIRDATKCVLCGRSFRSVLALQKHVETSHPELSEEELAAFKRSLASNPLLQASQGTALDAATAELLRKEALRTPEDEMAELEDRDSSATVADESGHNDAENSDDSIIYKDQQFLEDYLNSQAMAEDSYNDPNRKYKCHRCKVAFTRQSYLTAHNKTLLHRKGEKLTYPMEKYLDPNRPFKCDVCKESFTQKNILLVHYNSVSHLHKLKRAMQEQQNNNNPPVSPGAGSAPSNLTLTPKSTSSEEDERKRYKCNICKVAYTQGSTLDIHMRSVLHQTRAGKLQELAAAGHVDLSRPLVEQPDRNDPAKILQDVLSPKNTSPSSTSSGGPRSSPPARPGSPRSPRAGSASCDRCHASFPTGELLDAHRATSCPFGDARAHSPLADADAAALDEMVAKGNPPKRNSQMYKQLLETFGFDLVMQYNENQRRKMQEEREMARAPSPPPPPPEEKPPDGETKSTCQHCNKEFSSVFVLKTHCEEVHKDKVPLEFLEQFAEHFKSEYERKSGAPNSPRAASPAPQEERSPSPRGESAGNFTNENGNGTGEAQAGALLAAQVQEMQAALNMLQLQQQLGQLHPMVAQMLSLGLPLGLNVGALAAMNLQPPLVPLMLPPPPFDAMPFAHDAQMKQQQMLQQQQQANAAAGQKRARTRITDEQLKILRAHFDINNSPSDEAIAKMAKQSGLATKVIKHWFRNTLFKERQRNKDSPYNFNNPPSTTLNLEEYEKTGEAKVTPLDSSASSDEGKPPPEKKVKIEEPSMNHQDVKSEPNDEPSIEEKYNSYDDRHQEDKSFVFPQAPSQSPAPSLNHSDHHQNISRPQTPTHLSLNSLIQSQLDSIPATSIPQPPHPSMLPPKLNPNFTSPNSAPPNVLPLTPNRSLSPGRVPADFGLSGGNSNGSNSSGSSGKRANRTRFTDYQIKVLQEFFENNAYPKDDDLEYLSKLLGLSPRVIVVWFQNARQKARKVYENQPAAEPPAGATDDANRFQRTPGLNYQCKKCQLVFQRYYELIRHQKTHCFKEEDAKRSAQAQAAAAQVAATLSSEDSNSSTVEHHPPHVPVSPAPPRTPTPAAANYPVSPAPPTPHTPVTPMALAPRSDEKDGNFQCDKCNLVFPRFDLWREHQLVHIMNPNLFPTYPPDSPFGILQQHAQLQQLNAQLGNDESRHPLVAAMNQQAVKRKFDEYEEVDTGEQPKDKRLRTTILPEQLDYLYQKYQIESNPSRKMLENIAREVGLKKRVVQVWFQNTRARERKGQFRAHAQVINKRCPFCPALFKVKSALESHLSTKHADQCARGEINVDALPDEELSTESTPSFGSQQSDRQQNFSQAGAPMLPPIFPPFHSDMEKFIKQYSEESMKRYVSELQAHAAAQQNGGNNEPSERRNEHGKPEIPLDLSKPVDLSRPGSDADERSDTASETMEFYEEDEPTSPLPGQQNPRPPGKRFRTQMSSLQVKIMKSLFSDYKTPTMAECEALGREIGLPKRVVQVWFQNARAKEKKARLAAGLSEVSDAPPPEECRVCDFKYSHKYSVQDHVFTRGHIAAVRARLETGVGVGVVGVGAEDSTMALMQMAARLEGGLGGELHNAFLRPQLAGNGGNPSTPQPQPQPQGLIVETGNGASVLQLPATTLEQIRHIASDPGASTLRLPPPAPEPPAGARELDFDLCYVCKHCKVAFPSPGPLQAHQARSCYAGRENARGVIRVVQPALECRACPGERFRTGVDFRRHAETEAHLRNAAPPPPPPAEPLTHEMEDVVNQITLLAARAAQDASSPKDSNANFCAPSPRFPPPGELPLASAGH from the exons ATGCCCACGCCGCTGCAGCCCGGCGGCCCCGCTAGCGGCCCGCCTCCGGAGCGCAAGCGGCGCCGCAAGCGCGACGACCCGCAGAGTTCCGCCGCGCTAGAGCCCGACGACGACGACGGCGACATGAGCCCCGAGGAGGAGCCGCGCAACGCGCCCGCGGCCCCGGCGGCGCCCGCGCCGGCGCCCTCGTCCGCGCCCGCGCCCACCTCGCCCCCCGCCGCCCCTGACGCCGTCGACCTCACCTCGCGAAGAGACTCCCCACCGCTCTCTTCCGATGTCGAGCGCTTCGACGGCAAAATCGTCTACAACCCTGATGGCTCCGCCTACATCATCGAAGATCCCGAGCTATCGGAGGGTGAGACGAGCCTATCTGATCTCCCCAAAATAGAACCTGGGTGCATCGTCGACAGCCGCGACAGCAACGTCGTGGAGAGGCAGCTCGATTTCCCTCAGATAGCGAGCGCGTTCTACGTGTCGAGGAACCCATCCCTGTATGGTGCACTTTACGGCAGACTCGCAGCGGAACGAGCCCGGGCGAGACCCGATGCGCCGGTCATGCACAGCTATCGTGTGTTCAGTTTTCGGGGTGGAAAGGACGCCCCGAGACCCCAATCCCCGTCTGTGGAATGTCCTGTCAGCGTGCCAGTGAAACCAATCCTTATGTGTTTTATATGTAAATTGAGTTTTGGATACGCCAAATCTTTTGTAGCGCATGCCCAGTCGGACCATAGTTTATCGTTACTAGACTCTGAAAGAGATGCCTTATCAAGAGAAAACGCTTCCGCCATTATTCAGTGTGTCGGAAAAGACAAAGAAGCTTTAGTCTCATTTTTAGAGCCAGTAGGCGCACCGGCGCCACCAAGAGCGTCGGCTTCAGGAAGCCCCGCGAACGTGTCAGAACTATCGAGCCCATCAATGGACAAACGACTTGACATGGTGACACCTATTGATAGAGACAGTGACTCGATGTTACCCAACGGAACGTGTGATGAAAGGAGGCCAAGCCCACCGGCATGGAGACCGCCTAGGTCAATAGCAGAAGCTATGATTCCTCAACATTCCCTGATCTCCGTTGCACACCCACATACGATAAACGCGTCAGTCCAGCCACGCGCGAGTCCTAATTCTTCCCCGCCATTCCAAGCAACACCTCCAGCATTTTTGTCTGGCACGACGATAGGAGTATGCCCAGATCATCTCGGAGGACGACCATCTGGAGCAGATTGCCCGAAATgtgaattaattttaaattctgGCAGATTGGGAGGACCTCTTGCTGGCATGCACAGTAGAAACTCATGTAAAACACTGAAGTGCCCTAAATGCAACTGGCATTACAAATATCAAGAAACGCTTGAAATCCATATGAAGGAAAAGCACCCAGAAGCTGAAACGAGTTGTATTTATTGTATAGCCGGTCAGCCACATCCTCGGCTTGCACGAGGCGAAACGTATACCTGTGGATACAAACCCTACCGATGCGAAGTGTGCAACTATTCTACCACCACGAAGGGCAATTTAAGTATACACATGCAATCTGACAAGCATTTGAACAACATGCAAGAACTACAAAATGGAGGAAATCCTGGAGAAGGCACTTTACCTCCTGCTCCTCAGCACACGCCACCAGGCCCGCATAAGCCTCCTCTACCGCACCATTCTCCTCTGGGTCAGAAACCAAAGCCTACATTCCGATGCGATGTTTGTAATTATGAGACAAATGTTGCCAGAAATCTCAGAATACATATGACATCTGAAAAGCACACACACAACATGCTTGTACTGCAGCAAAACGTCAAACATATGCAGACTTTGTCAGCCTTACATCACAGACAACAAAGCCAACAACAGCTGGAGAGCTTGCTCCACTTCCATGGCGCTGGTGATGCGCCTCCACCAAACCCTGAAGCGGCTTTAGCTGACATGGCGTACAACCAAGCTCTGATGATCCAACTCATGACAGGTGGCCCTGGACCTTCGCCACCTGAACTAGGTGCTCATCTAGATGTCGGTCTAAACCCTGACGCAATGGAGCCTCCACCGGAGCCAGCTGATCCTGAGCCCGAGAGAACCTTCCACTGTTGCATCTGCAACTGCTTCTCAACAGACTCTCTCGAAGCGTTGGGCCACCATCTCGCGCAGGATCGTACGAAGATCAGAGAGCAAGAAATCCTGGCACTAGTGGCCGGTCATTACGTATGCAAGCTCTGCACCTACAAGACCAACCTCAAAGCAAATT AACTTCATTGCAAAACCGATAAGCATTTACAGAGGTTGCAGCACGTGAACCACGTAAAGGAAGGAGGTCCGAGAAACGAGTGGAAGTTGAAGTTCTGCGGTGGTGTAGGAACGGGTAGTGCAGGAGTCGGTGGTGTTCAGATTAGGTGTTGTGCGTGTGATTACTATACGAACTCTGCGCATAAGCTGCAGCTGCACGCGGCCGGGGCCCGGCACGAGGCCGCCGCGTTGTTGTTGAGACATCTCCGGGAGTGCGTGTCGCGAATCCCCCGTGATCGCCCTCGCGTGTACCGCTGCGCGCTTTGCGGTTTCGGCGCACCGCACCGCCTGCCGCTGCTACAGCACGTGCGCTCCGTGAAGCATCTCCAGATGGAGCAAATACACCAGCTGCAGAGGCGCTCTGAAGGCAAAGACCCCACGCCTGACGTCGCCGAGCTCTTCCAAGTCATCCCTCAACCAGCGGAACTCTCCAGCCCATACGATCAACAAGACAatg ATAACAAAGAACCGGTTGATCAGAAGCCTGAACTGACGCAAGAACAGAAAATGATGCGATTTTTGGAGCAACATCAACAACAAGCACAGCAACAGCTACAACAACAACAGCAAATGCAACAGCAACAACAACAACCATCACAACCGGGAACCGGCGAACGGGACGAAGAACGTGAAACACCCGGCCCACACGCTTGCCCTTACTGTAATTTCAGTTGTGGAAGCGAGAGCCGACTCCACGCTCATGTGACCGCATCGCACGGAGACAACGTCAGACACTTCATTTGCCCGCTTTGCCAAGATGCATTTAAGGAAAGGCCAGCACTAGAACGACACGTGATGCAAATACATTCTGTCAACTCTGAGGGCCTGCAGAGACTGTTACTACTTGTCGATCAAAGCCATTGGCTAAACGGCGGTGCCCAAGCGCAGGCAGATGGACGCCAGGGCGATGAGGAGAGAGAGATCTCATCCCCACGCTCTGAAGGAAGTGCGGACGGAGAAACAGAACGATGCTCAACCTGCAACCGCACTTTTCGTAATGTGGACGAATTATGCCAACATCAAAACGAATCTGGCCACTTCGAACTAAAACAAACACCACAAGGCCCAGGATACGTTTGTTGGAAGAAAGGTTGTAATCGGTATTTCGACACCGCTCATGCGCTACAAAATCATTTCAGAGAAGCGCATGCCCGCAACTCCATCGCTAACATGTCTGTATCTGAAAAGCATGTATACAAATACCGCTGCAATCAATGTAGCTTGGCTTTCAAGACTGTCGAAAAACTTCAACTTCACTCACAATATCACGTCATTCGTGATGCTACTAAATGTGTACTGTGTGGGCGAAGCTTTAGATCTGTTCTTGCTCTACAAAAACATGTAGAAACTTCTCATCCAGAACTATCTGAAGAAGAGCTCGCTGCTTTCAAACGTAGTCTGGCTTCCAATCCTTTGCTACAGGCGAGCCAAGGAACAGCTTTAGATGCTGCTACAGCAGAGCTATTGCGAAAAGAAGCTCTAAGAACGCCCGAAGATGAAATGGCTGAACTCGAAGATAGAGACTCAAGCGCAACCGTAGCAGATGAATCGGGCCACAACGATGCCGAAAATTCAGATGATTCCATCATTTACAAAGACCAACAGTTCCTAGAAGACTACCTTAATTCACAAGCTATGGCTGAAGATTCTTACAATGATCCTAATAGAAAATACAAATGCCACAGATGCAAAGTTGCTTTCACTCGTCAGTCTTATTTGACAGCGCATAATAAAACACTCCTACATCGAAAGGGTGAGAAACTCACATATCCAATGGAGAAATATCTTGACCCTAATAGACCATTCAAATGTGATGTATGCAAAGAGTCGTTCACACAAAAGAACATTTTACTTGTTCATTATAACAGCGTGAGTCACTTGCACAAATTGAAACGAGCCATGCAAGAACAACAAAATAACAACAACCCTCCCGTGTCCCCGGGAGCTGGCTCAGCGCCCTCCAATCTGACTCTGACACCTAAAAGCACATCAAGTGAGGAAGATGAACGCAAGCGCTACAAATGTAACATTTGCAAAGTCGCCTATACTCAAGGCAGCACTCTCGACATTCATATGAGATCCGTGCTACATCAAACGCGAGCTGGCAAGTTGCaagaactcgcggccgctggtCACGTGGACTTGTCGCGCCCTTTGGTAGAGCAGCCGGACAGAAACGACCCTGCTAAAATTTTACAAGACGTGTTGTCGCCGAAAAATACATCCCCTTCGTCAACGAGCAGTGGGGGCCCGCGCTCGTCGCCCCCCGCGCGGCCAGGTAGCCCGCGCTCCCCTCGCGCAGGTAGCGCCTCGTGCGATCGCTGCCACGCGTCATTTCCTACCGGGGAGTTACTCGACGCACATCGCGCAACTTCATGCCCGTTTGGCGATGCGCGGGCACATTCGCCGCTAGCTGACGCAGACGCAGCCGCTCTAGACGAGATGGTCGCCAAGGGCAACCCGCCCAAAAGAAACTCGCAAATGTACAAGCAACTACTCGAGACATTTGGCTTCGACCTCGTCATGCAATACAATGAAAACCAGCGGCGAAAAATGCAAGAAGAACGAGAGATGGCGCGGGCGCCGAGTCCGCCACCGCCGCCTCCCGAGGAGAAGCCTCCGGACGGTGAAACCAAATCGACGTGTCAACATTGTAACAAGGAGTTCTCTAGTGTGTTCGTGTTAAAAACTCATTGTGAAGAAGTGCATAAAGATAAAGTCCCTCTCGAGTTCCTGGAGCAGTTCGCTGAACATTTCAAGTCGGAGTATGAGAGGAAGTCTGGTGCGCCGAACTCGCCGCGTGCCGCCTCACCCGCGCCTCAGGAGGAGAGGTCGCCCTCACCCCGTGGGGAGAGCGCCGGGAACTTCACTAATGAGAATGGCAACGGCACCGGCGAGGCTCAAGCCGGAGCGTTGCTGGCGGCGCAAGTGCAAGAGATGCAAGCCGCGCTGAACATGCTACAGCTGCAACAGCAGCTCGGGCAGCTGCACCCGATGGTGGCTCAGATGTTATCGCTGGGCCTGCCTCTGGGGCTGAACGTGGGCGCGCTGGCGGCCATGAACCTGCAGCCGCCGCTGGTGCCGCTGATGCTGCCGCCGCCGCCCTTCGATGCGATGCCTTTCGCTCACGACGCTCAGATGAAACAACAACAAATGCTGCAGCAACAACAACAG GCAAATGCTGCAGCTGGACAGAAACGCGCTCGTACTCGAATTACTGATGAACAACTGAAGATCTTGCGAGCGCACTTCGACATCAACAACTCCCCCAGCGATGAGGCCATCGCTAAGATGGCCAAGCAATCTGGACTCGCCACCAAGGTAATCAAGCATTGGTTCAGAAACACGCTGTTCAAAGAACGACAGCGTAACAAGGATTCGCCGTACAACTTCAACAATCCTCCATCGACAACACTCAATCTCGAAGAGTATGAGAAGACCGGAGAGGCGAAGGTTACGCCGTTAGATTCCTCAGCGAGCTCGGATGAAGGGAAACCTCCTCCAGAAAAGAAAGTGAAAATAGAGGAGCCATCAATGAACCATCAGGATGTTAAGTCGGAGCCCAACGATGAGCCTTCGATAGAAGAAAAGTACAATTCTTATGACGATAGGCATCAGGAAGACAAAAGTTTCGTCTTTCCTCAGGCACCATCTCAAAGCCCTGCTCCCAGCCTAAACCACTCAGATCACCACCAAAACATATCAAGGCCGCAGACGCCCACCCATCTGTCTCTGAATTCCTTGATCCAGTCACAACTTGACTCTATACCGGCTACGAGTATACCGCAGCCGCCTCATCCGTCGATGCTACCACCAAAGTTGAATCCGAATTTCACGTCCCCAAACTCCGCGCCCCCGAACGTCCTACCTTTGACCCCAAATCGCAGCCTCAGTCCCGGCAGGGTACCGGCCGATTTCGGACTTTCCGGGGGCAACTCGAACGGATCCAACAGCTCGGGGTCTTCTGGCAAACGCGCCAACAGAACTAGATTCACTGATTACCAAATTAAAGTTCTGCAAGAGTTTTTTGAGAATAACGCATATCCAAAAGACGATGATTTAGAATATCTATCGAAACTACTAGGATTGAGTCCTAGAGTAATTGTAGTCTGGTTTCAAAACGCTAGGCAAAAAGCGAGAAAAGTTTACGAAAACCAACCGGCCGCAGAACCACCTGCAGGTGCGACCGATGATGCGAACCGATTTCAAAGGACTCCCGGGCTTAATTATCAATGCAAAAAGTGCCAATTAGTGTTCCAGCGTTATTATGAGTTAATTAGACATCAAAAGACACACTGTTTTAAGGAAGAAGATGCCAAAAGATCGGCACAGGCACAGGCCGCTGCGGCGCAAGTAGCGGCGACTTTGAGCAGTGAAGATTCAAACTCGAGTACAGTTGAGCACCACCCACCTCACGTGCCCGTGTCCCCAGCGCCGCCGCGCACGCCGACACCAGCAGCCGCCAACTACCCGGTGTCTCCGGCGCCACCCACTCCCCATACGCCAGTTACGCCTATGGCACTTGCACCCCGAAGTGACGAGAAGGATGGAAATTTTCAATGTGATAAATGCAACCTAGTCTTCCCTCGGTTTGATTTATGGCGGGAGCATCAACTTGTCCATATCATGAACCCAAACTTGTTTCCCACGTATCCACCGGATTCCCCATTTGGTATCCTGCAGCAACATGCACAGTTACAACAACTGAACGCTCAGCTCGGCAATGATGAGTCGAGACATCCGTTAGTTGCAGCGATGAACCAACAGGCTGTAAAGAGGAAATTCGATGAATACGAAGAAGTGGACACTGGAGAACAGCCTAAAGACAAGCGTTTAAGAACTACGATATTACCTGAACAACTAGATTATCTCTATCAGAAGTACCAGATTGAGTCAAATCCTTCTAGAAAGATGCTAGAAAATATTGCGCGTGAAGTTGGATTAAAAAAAAGAGTGGTACAAGTTTGGTTCCAAAACACACGTGCCCGAGAGAGAAAGGGGCAGTTTCGTGCACATGCACAAGTCATCAATAAGCGATGCCCTTTTTGCCCAGCATTGTTCAAAGTAAAGAGTGCTTTAGAAAGCCATCTGAGCACTAAACACGCCGACCAATGTGCACGAGGTGAGATCAACGTGGATGCTCTTCCAGACGAAGAGCTAAGCACCGAATCAACTCCCAGTTTTGGCTCCCAACAAAGTGACCGGCAGCAAAATTTTTCGCAAGCGGGGGCTCCCATGTTGCCCCCTATTTTTCCGCCCTTTCACTCAGACATGGAGAAATTTATCAAGCAGTACAGTGAAGAATCAATGAAGCGATACGTTAGTGAACTACAAGCGCATGCGGCCGCCCAACAAAATGGCGGCAACAATGAGCCCTCCGAAAGACGCAATGAACATGGAAAACCGGAGATACCCTTAGATCTCAGCAAACCAGTCGACCTCTCAAGGCCGGGATCAGACGCCGACGAACGCTCGGATACTGCATCTGAGACCATGGAGTTCTACGAAGAGGACGAACCGACCTCGCCGCTGCCCGGGCAACAGAATCCGAGACCGCCTGGCAAACGCTTCCGCACTCAAATGTCCTCTCtacaagttaaaataatgaaatcATTATTCAGCGATTATAAAACGCCTACGATGGCCGAGTGCGAGGCGCTCGGGCGGGAGATCGGGCTACCGAAACGCGTAGTACAAGTGTGGTTCCAGAACGCGCGGGCGAAAGAGAAGAAGGCGCGCCTCGCGGCCGGGTTATCGGAGGTGTCGGACGCGCCGCCACCCGAGGAGTGTCGAGTATGTGATTTCAAGTACAGTCACAAGTACTCGGTGCAAGATCACGTGTTTACGCGCGGGCACATCGCCGCGGTCCGCGCGCGGCTCGAGACCGGCGTCGGCGTCGGCGTGGTCGGAGTCGGCGCGGAGGACAGCACCATGGCGCTCATGCAGATGGCGGCGCGGCTGGAGGGCGGCCTCGGCGGAGAGCTCCATAACGCGTTCCTGCGGCCACAGCTCGCTGGCAACG